In Agrococcus jenensis, the genomic window CAGCCCCAGCTCGATCAGCTCGGTGATGAGGTCGGCGTAGGCGATGCCCGTCGCCTCCCACAGCACCGGGAACATCGAGATCGACGTGAAGCCCGGCATCGTGTTGATCTCGTTCACAACGATGCCGTGCTCGGGCGAGACGAAGAAGTCCACACGAGCGAGGCCCGCGCCCTCGATGGCCTCGAACGCGCGCACCGCGGTCGCCTGCAGCGCGGCGAGCGTCTCGTCGTCGAAGGGAGCGGGGCACACGATGCGGGCGCCGTCGCCGCCGCGGTACTTGAGGTCGAAGTCGTAGAAGCGGCCCTCGTCGAGCTCGATCTCGCCCGGGACCGATGCGCGCGGCAGCTCGCCCGCGCGGCCCGAGAGCACGCCGAGCTCGACCTCGCGGCCGCTCACGCCCGCCTCGACGAGCGCGCGCGAGTCCTCCGCGAGCGCGATGGCCATCGCGCGGTCGAAGTCGAGCACGGAGTCGACGCGGCTCACGCCGACCGACGAGCCGGCGCGCGCCGGCTTCACGAACACCGGCATCGGGAAGTCGCCGAGCCTGGCGCGCACCGCGTCCGGGTAGCGCTGCCAGTCGCCGCGCGAGACCGTCATCCACGGGGCGACGCGGATGCCCGCGTGCTCGAGCACCGTCTTCGTGTAGTGCTTGTCCATGCCGACGGCGCTCGCCAGCACGCCGTTGCCGACGTAGGGCAGGCCTGCGAGCTCGAGGGCGCCCTGCAGGGTGCCGTCCTCGCCGAACGGCCCGTGCAGGATCGGGAACACGACGTCGACGGTGAGCGTGCGCTCGCCCGCCTCGTCCTGC contains:
- a CDS encoding D-alanine--D-alanine ligase family protein, with product MHDTQPGAAQRIRVALLFGGRSSEHSISCATAGSVLRHLDRERFEPIVVGITPEGAWTLWDGDPADLTLEAMAVVADNGSRVRLPQVAGERELTVQDEAGERTLTVDVVFPILHGPFGEDGTLQGALELAGLPYVGNGVLASAVGMDKHYTKTVLEHAGIRVAPWMTVSRGDWQRYPDAVRARLGDFPMPVFVKPARAGSSVGVSRVDSVLDFDRAMAIALAEDSRALVEAGVSGREVELGVLSGRAGELPRASVPGEIELDEGRFYDFDLKYRGGDGARIVCPAPFDDETLAALQATAVRAFEAIEGAGLARVDFFVSPEHGIVVNEINTMPGFTSISMFPVLWEATGIAYADLITELIELGLQEDR